A genome region from Akkermansiaceae bacterium includes the following:
- a CDS encoding DEAD/DEAH box helicase, producing the protein MNPDRATLNFLNSFPEDARRRGDMLQKDGGVTQIFGNHLFIQGRVEDETGTHRTSLRLQGNRWFGSCTAEDELVSGACQYATMMERMHRGEDLPESPNEFDDTPVLDIIEEKLGRELDDKEADYVTKIEKRYRRYVIEGELHDHDMVRINPRWEITTYEPLELWPMPPGDIMEFWNFLAYAFYKRKLPYPEFMSVITDLSAVQKKMAEWEQEREVAAWYDRIEQVNERPPQDAPLTVHFRLVATINEARMEIRESRPNAQFLQLREKSDIDRYVALHQEGALLMDASSQTLWEHFLAFYRKHGDTTLDFDQEESCRFMNRVFQQPALTGYLVNLDERPFRVSEESLSWVCEDEPFDPNSFALQLVTASGENVSHSVRLLPGRKELYQSDETVFPGPPRWLEETEVMPRYLIPRKVIDSLEGVEFLRKIGATLPESLKKRVVDLELKPKLELKLIAGLTAAETEHLVTDVTAIEAKGRRTERLTKEGWELVEQQPVKGKQLLRFAREPLHPIPPILEEMALAYDEKLNAFKSRITKQFPEKFAEWVRAMPPEIELDIDLRLKSILDDPVTAAVRFEVVGQDIDWFDLRIVIDVQGVNLSKSQIRQLVAARGGYVRMDDGSWMRLEIKLDADQREAVTRLGLDPFDLSGETHRMHALQLADPKAAEVFDPKAWERIKNRANDIKLEVTPPLPEGLNATLRPYQVDGFHFLAYLSENNFGGILADDMGLGKTIQSLTYLLWLFQRHKDTGAPHKPALIVCPKSVLDVWYSEAEKFCPQLRVKILKNRDDINVKNIQNNIDMLVLNYAQLRVCGEELSGIKWLTTILDEGQQIKNPDSKAAKCARELDSQNRLVLTGTPIENRLLDMWSLMAFAMPGVLGNRAYFKKRFDKRKDPLSQTRLASRLRPFLLRRTKLQVAQDLPPRTEEEVYSKMEGVQLELYKNELKRIQKALLGLDSDEAVKKNSFAILQGLMRLRQICCHPGLIDPKYLKDESAKMESLFYLLDQLHEEGHKVLVFSQFVSMLDLIKARLELEARPFHYLTGQTKDRKGEIERFQTTKDPSVFMLSLKAGGAGLNLTSASYVILYDPWWNPAVENQAIDRTHRIGQKNKVIAYRLLTRDTVEEKIRILQHQKTQLVTNVLGDEGFASNLGMEDLQFILTHTIDDDEMDEEKEKAAKAAKAAKAEKKPAKKAAKKQSKDNL; encoded by the coding sequence ATGAATCCAGACCGCGCAACCCTTAATTTCCTCAATTCTTTCCCGGAAGACGCACGAAGACGCGGCGATATGCTCCAGAAAGACGGCGGCGTCACCCAGATCTTCGGAAACCACCTTTTCATCCAGGGTCGCGTCGAGGACGAGACCGGCACCCACCGCACCTCGCTGCGCCTCCAAGGGAACCGCTGGTTCGGATCCTGCACCGCCGAGGATGAGCTCGTTTCCGGCGCCTGCCAATACGCCACGATGATGGAGCGCATGCACCGCGGGGAGGATCTCCCGGAATCGCCCAACGAATTCGACGATACCCCCGTCCTCGACATCATCGAGGAAAAGCTCGGCCGCGAGCTCGATGACAAGGAGGCAGACTACGTCACGAAAATCGAGAAGCGCTACCGCCGCTACGTCATCGAGGGCGAACTCCACGACCACGACATGGTCCGGATCAACCCGCGCTGGGAAATCACCACCTACGAACCTCTCGAACTCTGGCCCATGCCGCCTGGCGATATCATGGAGTTCTGGAACTTCCTCGCCTACGCATTTTACAAACGGAAACTCCCCTACCCCGAGTTCATGTCCGTCATCACCGATCTCTCGGCGGTGCAGAAGAAAATGGCGGAGTGGGAGCAGGAGCGCGAGGTCGCCGCATGGTATGACCGCATCGAGCAGGTCAACGAACGCCCTCCGCAGGATGCTCCCCTCACCGTTCATTTCCGCCTCGTTGCCACGATCAACGAAGCCCGTATGGAAATCCGCGAAAGCAGGCCGAACGCACAATTCTTACAGCTGCGCGAGAAATCCGACATTGACCGTTACGTGGCGCTGCACCAGGAGGGCGCGCTCCTCATGGATGCCTCCTCGCAGACTCTCTGGGAGCATTTCCTCGCCTTCTACCGCAAGCACGGCGACACCACTCTGGACTTCGACCAGGAGGAATCCTGCCGCTTCATGAACCGCGTGTTCCAGCAACCCGCGCTCACGGGCTACCTCGTCAACCTCGACGAAAGGCCGTTCCGCGTCTCCGAGGAGTCCCTCTCCTGGGTCTGCGAGGACGAACCCTTCGACCCCAATTCCTTCGCCCTCCAGCTCGTCACTGCCTCCGGCGAAAATGTCTCCCACTCCGTCCGGCTCCTGCCCGGACGGAAGGAACTCTATCAGTCCGACGAAACCGTTTTCCCCGGCCCCCCGCGCTGGCTGGAGGAAACCGAGGTCATGCCCCGCTACCTCATCCCGCGCAAAGTCATCGACTCCCTCGAGGGCGTGGAGTTCCTCCGCAAGATCGGCGCAACACTGCCGGAATCCCTCAAGAAGCGCGTCGTCGACCTTGAGCTGAAGCCCAAGCTGGAACTCAAGCTCATCGCCGGCCTCACCGCCGCGGAGACCGAGCACCTCGTCACGGACGTCACCGCGATCGAGGCGAAAGGCCGCCGCACCGAGCGCCTCACCAAGGAAGGCTGGGAACTCGTCGAGCAACAGCCGGTCAAGGGCAAGCAACTCCTCCGTTTCGCCCGCGAGCCCCTACACCCCATCCCCCCCATCCTAGAGGAAATGGCCCTCGCCTATGACGAGAAGCTCAACGCCTTCAAATCCCGCATCACCAAGCAGTTCCCTGAGAAATTCGCCGAGTGGGTGCGCGCCATGCCTCCCGAAATCGAGCTAGACATCGACCTGCGCCTGAAATCCATCCTCGATGACCCTGTCACTGCGGCCGTCCGCTTCGAGGTCGTCGGGCAGGACATCGACTGGTTCGACCTCCGCATCGTCATCGATGTGCAGGGCGTCAATCTCTCCAAGTCCCAGATCCGCCAGCTCGTCGCCGCCCGCGGCGGTTACGTCCGCATGGACGACGGCTCCTGGATGCGCCTGGAAATCAAGCTCGACGCCGACCAGCGCGAGGCCGTCACACGCCTCGGGCTCGATCCCTTCGACCTCTCCGGCGAGACCCACCGCATGCACGCCCTCCAGCTTGCCGACCCGAAGGCGGCGGAGGTCTTCGATCCGAAGGCATGGGAGCGCATCAAGAACCGTGCCAACGACATCAAGCTGGAGGTCACGCCCCCGCTTCCGGAAGGGCTCAATGCAACCCTCCGCCCCTACCAGGTCGATGGTTTCCATTTCCTCGCCTACCTCTCGGAAAACAACTTCGGCGGCATCCTTGCCGACGACATGGGACTCGGCAAAACCATCCAGTCCCTCACCTACCTGCTCTGGCTTTTCCAAAGGCACAAGGACACCGGCGCGCCTCACAAGCCGGCCCTCATCGTCTGCCCGAAATCCGTGCTCGATGTGTGGTATTCCGAGGCGGAGAAATTCTGCCCGCAGCTCCGCGTCAAGATCCTCAAGAACCGGGACGACATCAACGTCAAGAACATCCAGAACAACATCGACATGCTTGTCCTGAACTATGCCCAGCTCCGTGTCTGCGGCGAGGAACTCTCCGGCATCAAATGGCTCACCACCATCCTCGACGAAGGCCAGCAGATCAAGAACCCCGACTCCAAGGCCGCCAAGTGCGCCCGCGAGCTCGATTCGCAGAACCGCCTCGTCCTCACCGGCACGCCGATCGAGAACCGCCTGCTCGACATGTGGTCGCTCATGGCTTTCGCAATGCCCGGTGTGCTCGGCAACCGCGCCTACTTCAAGAAGCGTTTCGACAAACGCAAGGATCCCCTTTCCCAGACCCGCCTCGCCTCCCGCCTGCGCCCCTTCCTGCTGCGCCGGACCAAGCTCCAGGTCGCCCAGGATCTCCCGCCAAGGACCGAGGAAGAGGTCTATTCGAAAATGGAGGGCGTGCAGCTCGAGCTCTACAAGAACGAGCTCAAGCGCATCCAGAAAGCCCTCCTCGGACTCGATTCCGACGAGGCGGTGAAGAAGAACTCCTTCGCAATCCTGCAGGGTCTCATGCGTCTCCGCCAGATCTGCTGCCACCCGGGTCTCATCGACCCGAAATACCTCAAGGATGAATCCGCGAAGATGGAATCCCTCTTCTACCTACTGGACCAGCTCCACGAGGAAGGCCACAAGGTTCTCGTCTTCTCCCAGTTCGTTTCCATGCTCGACCTCATCAAGGCGCGCCTGGAGCTCGAAGCCCGCCCCTTCCACTACCTCACCGGCCAGACCAAGGACCGCAAGGGCGAGATCGAGCGCTTCCAGACCACCAAAGACCCATCCGTCTTCATGCTCTCCCTGAAAGCGGGTGGTGCGGGCCTCAACCTGACCTCCGCGTCCTACGTCATCCTGTACGACCCATGGTGGAACCCCGCCGTGGAGAACCAAGCGATCGACCGGACGCACCGCATCGGACAGAAAAACAAGGTGATCGCGTATCGCCTGCTCACCCGTGACACGGTCGAGGAGAAAATCCGCATCCTCCAGCACCAGAAAACCCAGCTCGTCACCAACGTGCTCGGCGACGAGGGCTTCGCCTCCAACCTCGGCATGGAAGACCTGCAGTTCATCCTAACCCACACCATAGACGACGACGAGATGGATGAGGAAAAGGAAAAGGCAGCCAAGGCAGCCAAGGCCGCGAAAGCAGAGAAAAAACCCGCCAAAAAGGCCGCGAAGAAGCAGAGCAAGGACAACCTCTGA
- the nth gene encoding endonuclease III, which produces MLKKERAAHIHRRLDALYPETPIPLDHSSPYTLLIAVLLSAQCTDARVNLVTPALFALADTPGKMMHVPVDEIRAIIRPCGLSPRKSAAISELSKILVEKHGSEVPQSFGDLEALPGVGHKTASVVMAQAFGVPAFPVDTHIHRLAKRWKLTQGKNVEQTEHDLKRLFPRESWNKLHLQIIFYGREHCSARGCDGKSCLLCQEIRA; this is translated from the coding sequence ATGCTGAAAAAAGAACGCGCCGCACACATCCACCGGAGGCTTGATGCGCTCTATCCGGAGACCCCGATCCCGCTCGACCACAGCAGCCCCTACACCCTGCTCATTGCCGTGCTGCTCTCCGCCCAGTGCACCGATGCCCGCGTCAACCTGGTCACGCCCGCGCTCTTCGCTCTCGCAGATACGCCGGGGAAAATGATGCATGTGCCGGTGGACGAGATTCGAGCCATCATACGCCCCTGCGGCCTTTCGCCGCGGAAGTCTGCCGCGATTTCCGAACTCTCGAAAATCCTCGTCGAGAAGCACGGTTCGGAAGTTCCGCAAAGCTTCGGGGATCTGGAGGCGCTACCCGGGGTGGGTCACAAGACCGCCTCGGTGGTGATGGCGCAGGCCTTCGGGGTTCCGGCCTTTCCGGTGGACACCCACATCCACCGCCTCGCGAAGCGCTGGAAGCTCACGCAGGGAAAAAACGTCGAGCAGACCGAGCACGACCTGAAGAGACTTTTTCCGCGGGAATCATGGAACAAGCTCCATCTCCAGATCATCTTCTACGGCCGTGAGCACTGCAGCGCCCGCGGCTGCGATGGCAAGAGCTGCCTGCTGTGCCAGGAAATCCGAGCCTGA
- a CDS encoding metallophosphoesterase family protein — protein sequence MRTALFGDIHANLEALEAVLEDAAGQGVTDYVCLGDVVGYNADPYACLNIIREMGCPTVKGNHDKDASENHSLDSMNPVAATALKWTREQLDEDQRTWLKRLRMVRQVSDYTIVHSTLDQPVHWNYVTNRFDAMSNFSYQFTQLCFHGHTHVPRVYIKSDKVREVPAESVEIEPDAKYFINVGSVGQPRDGDPRACYAIYDHDTNLIVFRRIEYDMATTQKKILDAGLPEMLAERLAEGR from the coding sequence ATGCGGACGGCATTATTCGGCGATATCCACGCGAACCTGGAGGCTCTTGAGGCAGTCCTGGAAGACGCGGCGGGCCAAGGTGTCACCGACTACGTATGTCTCGGCGATGTCGTCGGCTACAATGCCGATCCATACGCCTGCCTGAACATCATCCGCGAGATGGGCTGCCCCACCGTCAAGGGAAACCACGACAAGGACGCCTCCGAGAACCATTCGCTCGACTCGATGAACCCCGTCGCCGCCACCGCCCTGAAATGGACGCGCGAGCAGCTCGACGAGGATCAGCGGACATGGCTCAAGCGACTGAGGATGGTGCGCCAGGTCTCGGACTACACCATCGTCCACAGCACGCTCGACCAGCCGGTGCATTGGAATTACGTGACCAACCGCTTCGATGCGATGTCGAACTTTTCCTATCAGTTCACTCAGCTCTGCTTCCACGGCCACACCCATGTGCCGCGCGTTTATATCAAGTCCGACAAGGTGCGCGAGGTGCCCGCCGAATCCGTGGAGATCGAGCCGGACGCGAAGTATTTCATCAACGTGGGCTCCGTCGGCCAGCCCCGCGACGGCGATCCCCGCGCCTGCTACGCGATCTACGACCACGACACCAATCTCATCGTGTTTCGCCGCATCGAATACGACATGGCGACGACCCAGAAGAAGATCCTCGATGCCGGCCTGCCTGAAATGCTCGCCGAACGTTTGGCGGAAGGGAGGTAG
- a CDS encoding fumarate hydratase, with amino-acid sequence MSDKEFFYQDPFPLGPDETEYECIREGGVETEQCCGKTVIKVGGDSLTFLASEAIRAINFTLRSGHLAQVAAILDDPEASENDRMVALMLLKNAEIAAHGILPACQDTGTATIIGKKGQQIWTEGDDAEFLTKGIYDTYTKENLRYSQTAPLNMYDEVNTKTNLPAQIDLYATQGDEYKFLFVSKGGGSANKTFLYQETKALLNPKRLKEFCIEKMKSLGTAACPPYHLGFVIGGTSAENNLKTVKMATTRYYDALPTSGNEHGRAFRDLELEKELLAAAREIGIGAQFGGKYFALDVRVVRLPRHGASCPVGIGVSCSADRQAKAKITKDGIFLEKLEKNPGRFIPEKYRDWKFKGVEIDLDQGMGKTLETLSKYPVTTALSLSGTIIVARDSAHAKLKEILEETGELPEYFKRYPVYYAGPAKTPAGLPSGSFGPTTAGRMDGYVDLFQSHGGSMVMLAKGNRSQQVTDACRKHGGFYLGSAGGPAALLATEHIRSQEVVAFPELGMEAVWKIKVENFPAFILVDNKGNDFFRTINQCPVC; translated from the coding sequence ATGAGCGACAAAGAATTTTTCTATCAGGATCCGTTCCCCCTGGGGCCGGATGAAACGGAGTACGAATGCATCCGGGAAGGCGGGGTGGAAACGGAGCAATGCTGCGGCAAGACGGTTATCAAGGTCGGTGGGGACTCCCTCACCTTCCTCGCGTCCGAAGCGATCCGGGCCATCAATTTCACCCTTCGCAGCGGTCACCTCGCACAGGTTGCCGCGATCCTCGATGATCCCGAGGCCTCGGAGAACGACCGCATGGTCGCGCTCATGCTTCTGAAAAACGCGGAGATCGCCGCCCACGGGATCCTTCCCGCCTGCCAGGATACCGGCACGGCGACGATCATCGGGAAAAAAGGCCAGCAGATCTGGACGGAGGGAGACGATGCGGAATTCCTGACAAAAGGAATCTACGATACCTACACCAAGGAAAACCTCCGCTATTCCCAGACCGCACCGCTCAACATGTATGACGAGGTCAACACCAAGACCAACCTTCCCGCACAGATCGACCTCTATGCCACGCAGGGCGACGAATACAAATTCCTCTTTGTCAGCAAGGGCGGCGGCTCCGCGAACAAGACCTTCCTCTACCAGGAAACGAAAGCACTGCTGAACCCGAAGCGTCTCAAGGAATTCTGCATCGAGAAAATGAAGTCGCTCGGCACGGCGGCCTGCCCGCCGTATCACCTTGGCTTCGTCATCGGCGGCACCTCTGCGGAGAACAACCTCAAGACCGTGAAGATGGCCACGACACGCTACTACGATGCTCTGCCGACGAGCGGCAACGAGCACGGCCGCGCCTTCCGCGACCTGGAGCTGGAAAAGGAACTCCTCGCCGCCGCGCGTGAGATCGGGATCGGCGCGCAGTTCGGCGGGAAATATTTCGCGCTCGATGTGAGGGTCGTCCGCCTGCCGAGGCACGGCGCGTCCTGCCCGGTAGGGATCGGCGTTTCCTGCTCCGCCGACAGGCAGGCCAAGGCGAAGATCACCAAGGACGGGATTTTCCTGGAGAAGCTGGAGAAGAACCCCGGCCGTTTCATCCCGGAAAAATACCGCGACTGGAAGTTCAAGGGCGTGGAGATCGACCTCGACCAAGGGATGGGCAAGACATTGGAAACGCTTTCCAAATACCCCGTCACCACCGCCCTGTCCCTCAGCGGCACCATCATTGTCGCCCGCGATTCAGCCCATGCGAAGCTAAAGGAAATCCTCGAAGAGACCGGCGAGCTCCCGGAGTATTTCAAGAGATATCCGGTCTATTACGCGGGGCCAGCGAAGACACCGGCGGGGCTGCCGTCCGGATCCTTCGGCCCCACCACTGCGGGGCGAATGGATGGCTATGTGGATCTTTTCCAGTCCCACGGCGGCTCCATGGTCATGCTCGCGAAGGGCAACCGCTCCCAGCAGGTGACGGATGCCTGCAGGAAGCACGGTGGATTCTACCTCGGGTCGGCCGGTGGCCCGGCGGCCTTGCTGGCCACGGAACACATCCGCTCGCAGGAGGTCGTCGCCTTTCCCGAGCTCGGCATGGAGGCGGTCTGGAAAATCAAGGTGGAGAATTTTCCCGCCTTCATCCTAGTGGATAACAAGGGCAACGACTTTTTCCGGACGATCAACCAGTGCCCGGTGTGCTGA